One window of the Paenibacillus beijingensis genome contains the following:
- a CDS encoding DUF1980 domain-containing protein: MSAARRVTLIHHSLRALTLFLYSAGIALLAHTGRLDSYIEGYNVIWVKLAALTLGAASVYEAFAAVQIRLGHGAPDCGCGHDHIPSRLGPLQLAVYALFLIPPALWLLFP, translated from the coding sequence ATGTCTGCCGCCCGGCGCGTCACGTTAATCCATCACAGCTTGCGTGCCCTCACTCTGTTCCTGTACAGCGCCGGCATCGCTCTGCTGGCCCATACGGGAAGGCTCGACTCGTATATTGAAGGCTACAACGTCATCTGGGTCAAGCTTGCGGCTTTGACGCTCGGCGCCGCATCCGTGTACGAGGCTTTTGCAGCTGTACAAATCCGGCTTGGACACGGAGCACCGGACTGCGGCTGCGGCCACGATCACATCCCTTCCCGGCTCGGTCCTTTGCAGCTCGCGGTCTATGCGCTGTTCCTTATCCCTCCTGCCCTATGGCTGTTATTTCCTTAG
- a CDS encoding permease: MVPSRIRTPITALAAAGAAAAALLIARRDLHLAPDGLNAFKTAFAGIILEAVPFVLLGVLFSALLQVFVTDRQIRRLTPRHPAAAILFGSLLGLLFPICECGMVPVVRRLIRKGMPAYIGMVYIIAGPIINPVVYYSTYTAFRSLPAMAYTRIGLAFAVSIAAGIVLYRTIRHDPLRNHPYDDSRHHHHDHSHHHDHDHHDHGHSHRYDHDHHDHDHPATLRGRIASVISHASDEFFDMGKYLIIGAALAAFVQTGVERNLLEQLSAHSLFTHLFMMGLAFLLSLCSTSDAFVAASFQDIFDKGALLAFLVFGPMMDMKSALMLYSVFRARIVLGLIALTGVFVLAGSWLAETLFFR; encoded by the coding sequence ATGGTACCATCCCGGATTCGCACGCCAATAACAGCGCTGGCCGCTGCCGGCGCTGCTGCGGCGGCACTGCTTATCGCCCGCCGCGATCTGCACCTGGCCCCCGACGGGCTGAACGCGTTCAAGACGGCGTTCGCCGGCATTATTTTGGAAGCCGTTCCTTTCGTGCTGCTTGGCGTTCTATTTTCAGCCCTTTTGCAAGTATTCGTGACCGACCGGCAAATTCGCAGGCTTACCCCGCGCCATCCTGCCGCCGCCATCCTGTTCGGGAGCTTGCTCGGACTGCTTTTTCCAATATGCGAATGCGGTATGGTTCCCGTCGTGCGCCGGCTGATCCGGAAGGGGATGCCTGCTTATATCGGAATGGTGTACATAATCGCAGGTCCGATCATCAACCCGGTCGTGTACTATTCCACGTACACCGCTTTCCGCTCACTGCCCGCGATGGCATACACCCGGATCGGTCTCGCTTTTGCCGTATCGATCGCCGCCGGCATTGTCCTTTACCGGACGATCCGGCATGATCCGCTGAGGAATCACCCTTACGACGACAGCCGCCATCATCACCATGATCACAGCCATCATCACGATCATGACCATCATGACCATGGTCACAGCCATCGTTATGATCACGACCATCACGATCATGATCACCCGGCAACGCTCCGGGGCCGCATCGCTTCGGTGATCTCCCACGCTTCGGACGAGTTTTTCGATATGGGCAAATATCTCATTATCGGCGCCGCTCTGGCGGCATTCGTGCAAACGGGAGTGGAGCGGAATCTGCTCGAACAATTGTCGGCTCATTCGCTGTTCACCCATTTGTTTATGATGGGGCTCGCTTTTCTGCTTTCGCTCTGCTCCACGTCGGATGCGTTTGTTGCCGCCTCCTTTCAAGATATTTTTGACAAAGGGGCGCTGCTCGCATTTCTCGTATTCGGTCCGATGATGGATATGAAGAGCGCGCTGATGCTTTATTCGGTCTTCCGCGCCCGCATTGTGCTGGGACTGATCGCTCTGACAGGAGTGTTCGTACTCGCCGGTTCCTGGCTGGCGGAAACCCTATTTTTCCGATAA
- the trpS gene encoding tryptophan--tRNA ligase — MKRVLSGIQPSGQLTLGNYIGALQNFVKLQHTHECYFMVVDLHAITVPQEPAALREQSESVAALFVAAGIDPDKAAVYMQSHVPSHAELGWLLTTLTYMGELERMTQFKDKSEGKESVGAGLFVYPALMAADILIYNSDLIPVGEDQKQHLELTRDLAQRFNSRYGDFFTIPEPYIPKVGARIMSLDDASKKMSKSNPNPGSYIALLDSPDVIRKKISRATTDSGREVVYDPANKPEVSNLMGIYAQVSGLSLQEVQDRYEGQGYGAFKKELAEQIVAALEPLQARYNEIRSSGAVHDILKQGADKAAAVADRTLAEVKRRMGFLPPR, encoded by the coding sequence ATGAAAAGGGTGCTGTCGGGCATTCAACCGAGCGGTCAGCTGACGCTTGGCAACTATATCGGAGCGCTGCAAAATTTTGTGAAACTGCAGCATACGCACGAATGTTATTTTATGGTAGTGGATCTGCACGCCATTACAGTGCCGCAGGAGCCTGCGGCGCTGCGCGAGCAGAGCGAGTCGGTGGCCGCGCTCTTTGTCGCTGCCGGCATCGATCCGGACAAAGCGGCCGTATATATGCAATCCCATGTTCCCTCGCATGCGGAGCTGGGATGGCTGCTGACGACGCTCACGTATATGGGCGAGCTCGAGCGGATGACGCAGTTTAAGGATAAGTCGGAGGGCAAGGAGTCCGTCGGAGCGGGTCTGTTCGTTTATCCGGCACTGATGGCGGCAGATATTCTCATTTATAACTCCGATCTGATCCCGGTAGGAGAGGACCAGAAGCAGCACCTGGAGCTGACGCGCGATCTGGCGCAGCGCTTCAACTCCCGCTACGGCGATTTCTTCACCATTCCGGAGCCGTATATTCCGAAGGTCGGGGCGCGCATTATGTCGCTCGACGACGCGAGCAAAAAAATGAGCAAGAGCAACCCGAACCCTGGCAGCTATATTGCGCTGCTCGATTCGCCGGATGTGATCCGCAAAAAAATAAGCCGGGCGACAACCGATTCCGGAAGGGAAGTCGTTTACGATCCGGCAAACAAGCCGGAAGTGAGCAACCTGATGGGTATTTACGCGCAGGTGTCCGGACTCTCGCTGCAGGAAGTACAGGACCGTTACGAGGGTCAGGGATACGGAGCGTTCAAAAAAGAGCTGGCCGAGCAGATCGTTGCGGCTCTCGAGCCGCTTCAGGCGCGCTACAACGAAATCCGCAGCTCCGGAGCGGTTCACGATATTTTGAAGCAGGGTGCGGACAAAGCCGCCGCTGTCGCGGACCGGACGCTGGCCGAAGTGAAGCGGCGCATGGGGTTCCTTCCGCCCCGCTAG
- a CDS encoding DUF5325 family protein → MSKPFALVYAVISTLLMTATAISISFGAWPAIGMTLFTFMFIGFGFMIKSRLRRK, encoded by the coding sequence ATGTCCAAGCCTTTTGCCCTTGTTTATGCCGTCATATCGACGCTGCTTATGACGGCTACCGCCATATCGATCAGCTTCGGCGCCTGGCCTGCGATCGGTATGACCTTGTTCACGTTCATGTTCATCGGCTTCGGCTTTATGATCAAATCCCGGCTGCGCCGTAAATAA
- a CDS encoding alpha/beta-type small acid-soluble spore protein, protein MAGGSRSSNTLVVPGAKQALEQLKFEAAQELGVQIPADGYYGNVATRDAGSLGGYITKRLVQIAEQQLSGGQFR, encoded by the coding sequence ATGGCAGGCGGATCCCGTAGCAGCAACACTTTGGTAGTACCTGGTGCAAAGCAGGCTTTGGAACAATTGAAATTTGAAGCCGCGCAAGAACTGGGCGTACAAATTCCAGCTGACGGTTATTATGGCAACGTTGCAACTCGTGATGCAGGCTCCCTCGGAGGATATATCACGAAACGTCTGGTGCAAATTGCCGAACAACAACTGTCCGGCGGTCAGTTCCGTTAA
- a CDS encoding metal-dependent hydrolase, whose amino-acid sequence MDSGTHFVVGLGLAGLATVDPVVYNSPVVFSAVLIGTVVGSQAPDFDSFLRLKSNAAYIRNHRGITHSLPAIVIWTVLITAALQIGFRGLPWLHVGGWVLLAVLVHIFSDLFNTYGTQAARPFSQQWIAWNIIHIFDPVIFTTHVMALLLWAFDFADPRIIFPVLYGFTALYYVWRTFEHRRQSAALLKADAEAADGEEYLLIPTVSLFDWNVVKRMKDGSFRVGDFRGGKLKWADFASCSDHPAVEISKRDVSIQAFLHFTSYASAEVLEHSWGYEVRWADVRYRRRKQYPMVGVLVMDSDYKTLGSYVGWLSDERLQKRLRMNTY is encoded by the coding sequence ATGGATTCCGGAACACATTTTGTCGTCGGTCTCGGTCTCGCCGGCCTCGCAACAGTCGACCCTGTCGTTTATAACAGTCCGGTCGTTTTTTCGGCTGTTTTAATCGGGACCGTTGTCGGTTCGCAGGCACCTGATTTCGACAGTTTCCTGCGGCTGAAAAGCAATGCCGCTTATATCCGCAACCATAGAGGAATTACGCACTCGCTTCCGGCAATCGTCATTTGGACGGTGCTTATTACGGCAGCGCTGCAAATCGGATTTCGCGGATTGCCGTGGCTGCATGTCGGCGGCTGGGTGCTGCTCGCGGTCTTGGTGCATATCTTCTCCGATCTGTTCAATACGTACGGGACTCAGGCGGCGCGCCCGTTCTCGCAGCAGTGGATTGCTTGGAACATCATCCACATTTTCGATCCCGTCATTTTTACAACCCATGTGATGGCGCTGCTGCTGTGGGCGTTCGACTTTGCCGATCCGCGCATCATATTCCCGGTATTGTACGGTTTTACCGCTCTCTATTATGTGTGGCGGACATTCGAGCATAGACGGCAGTCAGCCGCCTTGCTCAAGGCCGACGCGGAAGCGGCGGACGGCGAAGAGTATCTTCTCATTCCGACCGTATCGCTGTTTGACTGGAATGTCGTGAAACGGATGAAGGACGGCAGCTTCCGTGTCGGCGATTTCCGGGGCGGCAAGTTGAAGTGGGCCGATTTCGCCAGCTGCTCCGATCATCCCGCCGTCGAAATTTCAAAGCGCGACGTCTCGATTCAAGCCTTTCTTCATTTCACCTCATACGCCAGCGCGGAGGTGCTGGAGCATTCCTGGGGTTATGAAGTTCGGTGGGCGGATGTCAGATACCGCCGCCGCAAGCAGTATCCGATGGTGGGCGTTCTGGTGATGGATTCCGACTATAAGACGCTCGGCTCCTACGTCGGCTGGCTGAGCGATGAACGACTGCAAAAGCGGCTGCGGATGAATACGTATTGA
- the gerQ gene encoding spore coat protein GerQ, with protein sequence MSYGYGYPTSVSPASTGFDAGFGYGGNFRPNIGPSMQVPYPVSPLANQMPYPTSVQGAATGMPPAVPSGAIVTPSGGTINTLPAVEESYVENILRLNRGKMATFYMTYENNREWNAKIFRGIIEAAGRDHIIISDPTTGMRFLLLTLNLDYVTFEGPIAYQYPFQGSVVSNLTPVSTSATPASTPASTATATIGTAGR encoded by the coding sequence ATGTCATACGGTTACGGTTATCCAACTTCGGTCAGTCCTGCTAGCACCGGTTTTGATGCAGGGTTTGGGTACGGCGGCAATTTCCGTCCTAATATCGGCCCTTCCATGCAGGTGCCTTATCCGGTTTCGCCGCTCGCGAATCAAATGCCTTATCCGACATCCGTACAAGGGGCGGCGACCGGCATGCCGCCTGCGGTTCCATCCGGTGCTATCGTCACTCCTTCCGGAGGGACCATTAATACATTGCCCGCCGTCGAAGAATCTTATGTGGAAAACATACTTCGATTAAACCGCGGCAAAATGGCGACTTTTTATATGACGTATGAAAATAACCGCGAATGGAACGCCAAAATTTTTCGCGGCATCATCGAAGCGGCCGGACGCGATCATATCATTATCAGCGATCCGACGACCGGCATGCGGTTTTTGCTGTTGACGCTGAACCTGGATTACGTCACCTTCGAAGGACCGATCGCTTATCAATATCCGTTCCAAGGCTCGGTCGTCAGCAACCTCACACCGGTTTCGACGTCTGCGACGCCGGCATCGACTCCGGCCTCGACTGCGACAGCCACCATCGGCACTGCCGGTCGTTAA
- a CDS encoding cell wall hydrolase, with protein MAVIKANSSDVQLLARLLRAEAEGEGELGMLMVGNVGVNRIRSNCLDFRNIRSVPDMVYQSPGGYEAVQKSYFYQKARSSEIKLAQRVINGERQHPASNALWFFKPAGNCPSTWYNQANTGRFKAHCFFAPSAANCPKVY; from the coding sequence ATGGCCGTTATCAAAGCGAATTCCTCGGATGTTCAGCTGCTTGCCCGGCTGCTCCGGGCCGAAGCCGAAGGTGAGGGCGAGCTTGGCATGCTGATGGTCGGCAATGTCGGCGTTAACCGCATCCGGAGCAACTGTCTTGATTTCCGCAACATCCGGTCCGTCCCCGATATGGTGTACCAAAGTCCGGGCGGTTACGAAGCGGTTCAAAAAAGTTACTTTTATCAGAAAGCCCGCTCCAGCGAAATCAAGCTGGCCCAGCGCGTCATCAACGGCGAGCGGCAGCATCCCGCATCCAACGCGCTCTGGTTTTTCAAGCCGGCGGGCAACTGTCCTTCCACCTGGTACAATCAAGCCAATACCGGACGGTTTAAAGCGCACTGCTTCTTTGCGCCATCGGCGGCAAATTGCCCGAAAGTATACTGA